In Mangifera indica cultivar Alphonso chromosome 7, CATAS_Mindica_2.1, whole genome shotgun sequence, the genomic window TACAATTTCCAGTAGACAAAAGATGGAAGCGCCAATGCCATTCTTTCCGCATGATATTATAGAGGAAATCCTTCTCAAACTACTCAGAAAATCTCTCTTGCGATTCAAGTGTGTTTGCAAATCTTGGCGTGACTTCATCTCGACTCATAAGTTTGTCATAAATCATCTCACTGAAACATCTGAAAAGTTTCGTAGAGTTGGAGTCATAGAAAACACATCTCACTGTATTTTCCTATGCAGTCCTGCCGCTCAAGGTGCATCGCGTGCTGGAGAAGCAAAACaagaaacaatttttcttccttcAACGGGAGAAGACTGTTATCTCATTCCAGCAGCCAACAAATTCGATCTTACCAGGATATGGCCTTATTGTACCAACAGAATCATCGACGCCATGATATCGGGGTCCTGTAATGGTATGTTACTAATACAATTGGAAAATGCTGAGAGATCCAAAAGGATCTCCTGGACATTCCTACTATGGAATCCAACAATTAGGGAATTCAAGATGATTCCAGGATGGCATTTTATAAGTTCTTTTAGGTCTCTGGTTTCGGGGCTTTGTTACAATTCATCTGCTGATAATTACAATGTGGTATTGGTTTTTTCTGAAAGAAAGAGTGATTCGGTGTGTGGTTATATTTATAATCTCAAGACAAATTCATGGAAACAACTTGAAAATCTTAACGATGCAACCTTTTTAGACTATTTTCCTGATGAAACAGGAAAAACACTGGTGAATGGAGCCCCACCTTGGGCAATGTTGAGCTGAAACAGTGGTGGGGttaataaaataacttattttgaTTTAGTAGAGGAGAAGGTCAGGGAGTTTCTGTCTGCTCCTCCTTCTACCGGCACTATCATGACTTCATTGAGTATTTATGAAGGATGCCTTTGTGAAAATTGACTTCgaaaggaagaaaattataTCGAATGCACATTAGAGATTTGGATGATGAAGGAATATGGGGAGAAATAATCATggattaagttgatgaatttGTCAGTGGCTCCAACCTATGTAGCACGGAAATGGGGAAACGGGAAAACTTAGAAATGGAaacgtatttttttaaaaatatgggAAACGGAAACGAgagaaaacttataaatataaaaaatacaagggtttttttttataaataccaaattttttataacaaaaatacataaacttgtatagtataaaaataaatgataaaaaaagaatgaagagaaagaatactataaaatagaattatagaaCCTCTTACAAATTGTTCTTGAGCAAACacatatagatatttaagaaaaaaacaataatacacaCCAATCTATATAACATGTCAAAAGGAGATGAGTAACACATCAAAAAGTATAGagaagatgaattcaatatgagatttaaagacatttcagatttgaaaatacaaaaaatgtgtGTTTAATCCATTTCacgaattttcttttaaaataaatgtgtttc contains:
- the LOC123221417 gene encoding F-box/kelch-repeat protein At3g23880-like; translation: MEAPMPFFPHDIIEEILLKLLRKSLLRFKCVCKSWRDFISTHKFVINHLTETSEKFRRVGVIENTSHCIFLCSPAAQGASRAGEAKQETIFLPSTGEDCYLIPAANKFDLTRIWPYCTNRIIDAMISGSCNGMLLIQLENAERSKRISWTFLLWNPTIREFKMIPGWHFISSFRSLVSGLCYNSSADNYNVVLVFSERKSDSVCGYIYNLKTNSWKQLENLNDATFLDYFPDETGKTLVNGAPPWAMLS